The Acinetobacter sp. GSS19 genome includes a region encoding these proteins:
- the rpoB gene encoding DNA-directed RNA polymerase subunit beta: MAYSYTEKKRIRKNFGKLPQVMEAPYLLAIQVDSYRTFLQDGKTPKNREDIGLQAAFRSVFPIESYSGNAALEFVEYSLGKPEFDVRECILRGSTYAAPMRVKIRLIIKDRETKSIKDVREQEVYMGEIPLMTENGTFVINGTERVIVSQLHRSPGVFFDHDKGKTHSSGKVLYSARIIPYRGSWLDFEFDAKDLVYVRIDRRRKLLATVILRALGYNNEQILNLFYEKVPVYLDMGSYQIDLVPERLRGEMAQFDIADNDGKVIVEQGKRINARHVRQMEAAGIQKLSVPDEYLYERIVAENVELRDGSVIEANTVLSHEIMVKLAEGGVKQFNILFTNDIDRGSFVADSLRADTTSGREEALVEIYKVMRPGEPPTKEAAENLFNNLFFSSERYDLSPVGRMKFNRRLGRPYEVGTDQKSREVEGILSHDDIIDVLRTLVEIRNGKGEVDDIDHLGNRRVRSVGEMTENQFRVGLVRVERAVKERLSQAETDNLSPQDLINAKPVAAAIKEFFGSSQLSQFMDQNNPLSEITHKRRVSALGPGGLTRERAGFEVRDVHQTHYGRVCPIETPEGPNIGLINSLSVYAKANDFGFLETPYRKVVDGRVTDEVEYLSAIEEVGTVIAQADSAIGAEGQLTEEFVSVRHQGEFVRMPPEKVTHMDVSAQQVVSVAASLIPFLEHDDANRALMGSNMQRQAVPTLIADKPLVGTGMEANVARDSGVCVIAKRGGTIEFVDASRVVIRVNEDEMVAGEAGVDIYNLIKYTRSNQNTCINQKVLVNLGDKVGRGDVLADGPSTDGGELALGQNMRVAFMTWNGYNYEDSILLSERVLQEDRLTSIHIQELSCVARDTKLGAEEITADIPNVGEAALSKLDESGIVYIGAEVTAGDILVGKVTPKGETQLTPEEKLLRAIFGEKAADVKDSSLRVPSGTKGTVIDVQVFTRDGLEKDDRALAIEKAQLDAYRKDLKEEYKIFEEAARERIIRLLNNQVSNGGGSTKRGDKLSEDVLSGLELVDLLEIQPVDEAIAERLSQIQVFLKEKSAEIDERFAEKKRKLSTGDELTTGVLKVVKVYLAVKRRIQPGDKMAGRHGNKGVVSNILPVEDMPHDANGVPVDVVLNPLGVPSRMNVGQILETHLGLAAKGLGEQIDKMLKQQRTILELREFLDKIYNKVGGEQEQLDTLTDEEILKLSGNLRAGVPLGTPVFDGAEESQIKELLDLAGYSKTGQMDLYDGRTGEKFDRPVTVGYMYMLKLNHLVDDKMHARSTGSYSLVTQQPLGGKAQFGGQRFGEMEVWALEAYGAAYTLQEMLTVKSDDVEGRTRIYKNIVDGNHYMDPGMPESFNVLTKEIRSLGINIELKNGD, translated from the coding sequence ATGGCATACTCATATACCGAAAAGAAACGGATCCGTAAGAATTTTGGTAAATTGCCCCAAGTCATGGAAGCTCCGTACCTGCTCGCGATTCAAGTCGACTCGTACAGAACTTTCTTGCAAGATGGCAAAACTCCAAAAAACCGCGAAGATATCGGTCTCCAAGCCGCATTTCGTTCAGTTTTTCCGATTGAAAGTTATTCTGGCAATGCTGCTTTAGAATTTGTTGAGTATAGCCTAGGTAAACCTGAGTTCGATGTACGCGAATGTATCCTTCGCGGCTCGACTTATGCGGCACCTATGCGCGTTAAAATTCGTTTGATCATTAAAGATCGCGAAACAAAATCAATCAAAGACGTTCGTGAACAAGAAGTGTACATGGGTGAAATTCCACTCATGACCGAAAACGGTACGTTTGTGATTAACGGTACTGAGCGTGTAATCGTATCTCAGTTGCACCGTTCGCCAGGCGTATTCTTTGACCATGACAAAGGTAAGACCCACTCTAGTGGTAAAGTGTTGTATTCAGCACGTATCATTCCTTATCGCGGTTCATGGTTAGACTTCGAATTTGATGCCAAAGATCTGGTTTATGTACGTATTGACCGTCGTCGTAAATTATTGGCAACCGTGATCCTGCGTGCGCTAGGCTATAACAATGAACAGATCCTGAATTTGTTCTACGAAAAAGTGCCAGTGTACTTGGATATGGGCAGCTACCAGATTGACCTCGTTCCAGAGCGTCTACGTGGCGAAATGGCGCAATTCGACATTGCGGACAATGACGGTAAAGTGATTGTTGAGCAAGGCAAACGTATTAATGCGCGTCACGTACGTCAGATGGAAGCTGCGGGCATCCAGAAGCTTTCTGTACCTGATGAATACCTGTACGAACGTATCGTCGCAGAAAATGTTGAATTACGTGATGGTTCAGTGATTGAAGCCAATACCGTATTGAGCCATGAGATCATGGTGAAATTGGCTGAAGGTGGTGTTAAACAGTTTAACATCCTGTTCACCAATGACATTGACCGTGGTTCATTCGTTGCGGATTCTTTACGTGCCGATACAACTTCTGGTCGTGAAGAAGCACTGGTCGAAATTTATAAAGTGATGCGTCCAGGCGAGCCACCAACCAAAGAAGCCGCAGAGAACCTGTTCAATAACCTGTTCTTCTCTTCTGAGCGTTATGATCTTTCTCCAGTCGGTCGTATGAAGTTCAACCGTCGTTTGGGTCGTCCTTACGAAGTTGGTACTGATCAGAAGTCACGTGAAGTTGAAGGCATCCTGTCACATGATGACATCATTGATGTACTTCGTACTTTGGTTGAAATCCGTAACGGTAAAGGTGAAGTCGACGATATCGACCACTTGGGTAACCGTCGTGTCCGTTCAGTCGGTGAAATGACTGAAAACCAATTCCGTGTAGGTTTGGTCCGTGTTGAACGTGCGGTGAAAGAGCGTCTTTCACAAGCTGAAACTGATAACTTGTCGCCACAAGATTTGATCAATGCTAAACCAGTAGCTGCAGCGATCAAAGAATTCTTTGGTTCAAGCCAGTTGTCTCAGTTCATGGACCAAAACAACCCATTGTCTGAAATCACGCACAAGCGTCGTGTTTCTGCACTCGGTCCAGGTGGTTTGACGCGTGAACGTGCAGGCTTCGAAGTGCGTGACGTACACCAGACGCATTATGGTCGTGTATGTCCAATTGAAACACCTGAAGGTCCAAACATTGGTTTGATCAACTCGCTTTCTGTTTATGCGAAAGCCAATGACTTCGGTTTCTTGGAAACACCGTATCGTAAAGTGGTTGATGGTCGTGTAACAGACGAAGTTGAATACCTATCTGCGATTGAAGAAGTGGGTACTGTGATTGCACAGGCCGACTCGGCAATTGGTGCGGAAGGTCAGTTGACTGAAGAATTCGTTTCTGTTCGTCATCAAGGTGAATTTGTACGTATGCCACCAGAAAAAGTGACGCATATGGACGTATCTGCACAACAGGTCGTTTCTGTTGCTGCATCACTTATTCCGTTCCTTGAACACGATGACGCGAACCGTGCATTGATGGGTTCGAACATGCAACGTCAGGCAGTTCCAACGCTGATCGCGGATAAACCGTTGGTTGGTACCGGTATGGAAGCCAACGTTGCGCGTGACTCAGGTGTGTGTGTGATTGCGAAACGTGGCGGTACGATTGAATTCGTTGACGCATCACGTGTGGTGATTCGTGTTAATGAAGACGAAATGGTCGCAGGCGAAGCCGGTGTAGATATCTATAACCTGATCAAATACACACGTTCGAACCAGAACACCTGTATCAACCAGAAAGTTCTTGTGAATCTGGGTGATAAAGTCGGTCGTGGTGATGTATTGGCCGATGGTCCATCAACCGATGGTGGTGAATTGGCGCTTGGTCAAAACATGCGCGTTGCGTTCATGACCTGGAATGGTTACAACTACGAAGACTCGATCTTGCTCTCTGAGCGTGTTCTTCAGGAAGACCGTTTAACATCGATTCACATCCAGGAATTGTCATGTGTTGCACGTGATACCAAGTTGGGTGCTGAAGAAATCACTGCGGATATTCCGAACGTTGGTGAAGCTGCGCTGTCTAAACTGGATGAATCCGGTATCGTTTATATTGGTGCTGAAGTCACTGCAGGGGACATCCTTGTCGGTAAAGTGACACCAAAAGGCGAAACGCAATTAACACCTGAAGAAAAATTGCTTCGTGCAATCTTCGGTGAAAAAGCGGCAGACGTTAAAGACTCCTCTTTACGTGTTCCATCTGGTACTAAAGGTACAGTCATTGACGTTCAAGTCTTCACCCGTGACGGTCTGGAAAAAGATGACCGTGCATTGGCGATTGAAAAAGCGCAATTGGATGCTTACCGCAAAGACTTGAAAGAAGAATACAAAATCTTCGAAGAAGCAGCACGTGAACGTATTATCCGCCTGTTGAATAACCAAGTTTCGAATGGTGGTGGTAGCACTAAACGTGGTGACAAACTGTCTGAAGACGTATTGTCAGGTTTAGAGCTGGTTGATCTGCTTGAAATCCAGCCAGTAGATGAAGCCATTGCTGAGCGTTTATCACAAATTCAAGTGTTCTTGAAAGAGAAGAGCGCAGAAATTGATGAACGTTTTGCTGAGAAGAAACGCAAACTTTCGACTGGTGATGAACTCACCACGGGCGTATTGAAAGTTGTGAAAGTCTACTTGGCCGTTAAACGTCGTATCCAGCCAGGTGATAAGATGGCGGGTCGTCACGGTAACAAGGGTGTTGTATCTAACATTCTACCAGTTGAAGACATGCCGCACGATGCCAATGGTGTTCCAGTAGACGTGGTATTGAACCCGCTCGGCGTACCATCGCGTATGAACGTGGGTCAGATTCTCGAAACTCACTTGGGCTTGGCAGCGAAAGGCTTGGGTGAGCAAATCGACAAGATGCTCAAACAGCAGCGTACGATCCTTGAATTGCGTGAATTCCTTGACAAGATTTACAACAAGGTTGGTGGTGAGCAGGAACAGCTTGATACCCTGACTGATGAAGAAATCTTGAAACTTTCAGGTAACTTGCGTGCCGGTGTTCCATTAGGAACTCCTGTATTCGATGGTGCGGAAGAGTCTCAGATTAAAGAATTGCTTGATCTGGCTGGTTATTCAAAAACAGGTCAAATGGACTTGTATGATGGCCGTACCGGTGAGAAATTTGACCGTCCTGTAACTGTAGGTTACATGTACATGCTCAAACTGAACCACTTGGTTGATGACAAGATGCATGCGCGTTCTACCGGTTCTTACTCGCTTGTAACGCAACAACCATTGGGTGGTAAAGCGCAGTTCGGTGGTCAGCGTTTCGGTGAGATGGAGGTTTGGGCACTTGAAGCATATGGTGCAGCGTACACGCTACAAGAAATGCTGACAGTGAAATCGGATGACGTCGAAGGACGTACACGCATCTATAAGAACATTGTAGATGGCAACCATTATATGGATCCGGGCATGCCTGAATCGTTCAACGTATTGACCAAAGAGATCCGTTCTTTAGGTATCAACATTGAACTGAAAAATGGTGATTAA
- the rpoC gene encoding DNA-directed RNA polymerase subunit beta', with translation MKDLLDIMRKKTDSDGHVPVEFDRIRIGLASPEMIKSWSHGEVKKPETINYRTFKPERDGLFCAKIFGPVKDYECLCGKYKRMKYKGVICEKCGVEVTTAKVRRERMGHIELASPVAHIWFLKSLPSRIGLLLDMTLRDIERVLYFESYVVTDPGMTPMEKYQLLTDEEYFNALEEHGDEFSAKMGAEAVQDLLKDIDLEAEIARLREEIPQTTSETKLKKASKRLKLMEAFKESNNKPEWMVMNVLPVLPPDLRPLVPLEGGRFATSDLNDLYRRVINRNNRLKRLLDLAAPDIIVRNEKRMLQESVDALLDNGRRGRAITGSNKRPLKSLADMIKGKQGRFRQNLLGKRVDYSGRSVITVGPTLRLHQCGLPKKMALELFKPFIFAKLQASGQATTIKAAKKMVERETPEVWDVLASVIRQHPVMLNRAPTLHRLGLQAFEPILIEGKAIRLHPLVCAAFNADFDGDQMAVHVPLTLEAQLEARALMMSTNNILSPANGEPIIVPSQDVVLGLYYITRDAVNAKGEGMVFADTHEVNRALATGQVNLHARVKVRVHQTVINDDGEKEHQTIIVDTTPGRCLLWEVVPQGLSFEQINLEMTKKNISKLINSCYRKLGLKDTVIFADQLMYLGFRQATRSGVSVGMEDMVIPPAKHTIIDKAEAEVREIEQQFEQGFVTAGERYNKVVDIWARTNDQVAKAMMDNLSFTTVKNKQGEDEKQKSFNSIYMMSDSGARGSAAQIRQLAGMRGLMAKPDGSIIETPIKANFREGLTVLQYFISTHGARKGLADTALKTANSGYLTRRLVDVAQDLVITEPDCGTLGGLVMTPLIQGGDVIEPLRDRVLGRVIADDVKRPGTEEVLFPRNTLIDEKIASLLEEAGIDEIRVRSVVSCESSFGVCAKCYGRDLARGHLVNPGESVGVMAAQSIGEPGTQLTMRTFHVGGAASRTSAANSIQVRNKGTVRFHNVKTVQHAKGHLVSTSRSGEIGIADELGRERERYKIPYGANIIIKDGEAVEAGGIVATWDPHTHPLVTEVAGKVRFSQIADGVTATSKTDDATGMTTVEILPVTSRPASGKDLRPAIVLDTADGGEQFYFLPQNTIVTVRDGETIGVGDVIGRVPQESSRTRDITGGLPRVADLFEARKPKEHAILAEVSGIVSFGKETKGKNRLVITPDDGSEIYEELIPKWRTINVFEGEHVNRGETISDGPQNPHDILRLKGEVALTNYIVNEVQDVYRLQGVKINDKHIEVIVRQMLRKVEITDGGDTSFIKGEQVDYIRVVQENQAVLAQNKFPAKFERQLMGITKASLSTDSFISAASFQETTRVLTEAAVTGKEDDLRGLKENVVVGRLIPAGTGLAYHLERRRQEAEAAEHALVNDFSEVDQAFSQALNQEQF, from the coding sequence TTGAAAGACTTGCTCGATATCATGCGCAAAAAGACGGACTCAGACGGTCATGTACCCGTTGAGTTTGACCGTATCCGTATTGGTCTTGCGTCACCAGAAATGATTAAGTCATGGTCTCACGGTGAAGTGAAAAAGCCGGAAACCATTAACTACCGTACTTTCAAACCGGAACGTGACGGTTTGTTCTGTGCCAAAATCTTTGGTCCAGTAAAAGATTACGAATGCTTGTGTGGTAAATACAAGCGTATGAAATACAAAGGCGTCATTTGTGAGAAATGTGGCGTTGAAGTCACAACGGCAAAAGTTCGTCGTGAACGTATGGGTCACATCGAACTTGCATCTCCAGTCGCGCACATCTGGTTCTTGAAATCACTGCCAAGCCGTATCGGTTTATTGCTGGATATGACGCTACGTGATATCGAACGTGTATTGTATTTCGAATCATACGTCGTGACTGATCCTGGCATGACGCCAATGGAGAAATACCAGCTTTTAACCGATGAAGAATATTTCAACGCGTTAGAAGAACACGGTGACGAATTCAGCGCGAAAATGGGTGCAGAAGCGGTTCAAGACTTGTTGAAAGACATCGATCTTGAAGCGGAAATTGCACGCCTACGTGAAGAAATCCCACAAACCACGTCTGAAACCAAACTCAAGAAAGCTTCTAAGCGCTTGAAATTGATGGAAGCGTTCAAAGAGTCGAACAACAAGCCAGAATGGATGGTGATGAACGTACTGCCAGTACTTCCACCAGACCTTCGTCCGTTGGTTCCTCTTGAAGGTGGTCGTTTCGCGACTTCGGATCTGAACGACCTTTACCGTCGTGTGATCAACCGTAACAACCGTTTGAAACGTCTTCTTGACTTGGCTGCGCCAGATATCATCGTACGTAACGAAAAACGTATGTTGCAAGAATCTGTCGATGCCTTGCTGGATAACGGTCGTCGCGGTCGTGCGATTACTGGTTCGAACAAACGCCCATTAAAATCTTTGGCAGATATGATCAAAGGTAAACAAGGTCGTTTCCGTCAGAACTTGCTCGGTAAGCGTGTCGATTACTCTGGTCGTTCTGTTATTACTGTAGGTCCAACTTTACGTTTGCACCAATGTGGTCTTCCGAAGAAAATGGCACTTGAACTGTTCAAGCCATTCATTTTCGCGAAACTACAAGCTTCTGGCCAGGCAACCACCATTAAAGCTGCAAAGAAAATGGTTGAGCGTGAAACGCCAGAAGTTTGGGACGTTCTTGCTTCTGTGATTCGTCAGCACCCAGTGATGTTGAACCGTGCACCAACCCTGCACCGTTTGGGTCTACAAGCGTTTGAGCCTATCCTGATTGAAGGTAAAGCGATCCGTTTACATCCGCTCGTCTGTGCTGCGTTTAACGCCGACTTCGACGGTGACCAAATGGCGGTACACGTACCATTGACCCTTGAAGCACAGCTTGAAGCGCGTGCCTTGATGATGTCAACCAACAACATTTTGTCTCCAGCCAACGGTGAACCAATCATCGTACCGTCTCAGGACGTGGTCTTGGGTCTTTACTACATCACCCGTGATGCAGTAAATGCCAAAGGTGAAGGCATGGTGTTTGCGGATACGCATGAAGTGAACCGTGCTCTTGCAACCGGTCAGGTAAATTTACATGCCCGCGTAAAAGTACGTGTTCACCAAACTGTGATCAATGACGACGGTGAAAAAGAACATCAAACGATTATTGTCGATACCACACCAGGTCGTTGCTTGCTTTGGGAAGTTGTGCCACAAGGTTTAAGCTTCGAACAGATCAACCTTGAGATGACCAAGAAAAACATCTCAAAACTGATCAACTCTTGCTACCGTAAATTGGGTCTAAAAGATACCGTTATCTTCGCGGATCAATTGATGTACTTGGGCTTCCGTCAAGCAACACGTTCAGGCGTATCGGTTGGTATGGAAGACATGGTGATTCCACCAGCTAAGCATACGATTATCGATAAGGCTGAAGCCGAAGTCCGTGAAATCGAACAACAGTTCGAACAAGGTTTCGTAACTGCCGGCGAACGTTATAACAAAGTGGTCGATATCTGGGCACGCACCAACGACCAGGTTGCTAAAGCGATGATGGACAACTTGTCTTTCACCACTGTGAAGAACAAACAGGGTGAAGATGAGAAGCAAAAATCATTCAACAGCATCTACATGATGTCTGATTCGGGTGCGCGTGGTAGTGCAGCACAGATTCGTCAGTTGGCGGGTATGCGTGGTTTGATGGCGAAGCCGGATGGCTCGATCATTGAAACCCCAATTAAAGCGAACTTCCGTGAAGGTTTGACGGTACTTCAGTACTTCATTTCGACACACGGTGCGCGTAAAGGTTTGGCCGATACCGCATTGAAAACTGCGAACTCAGGTTACTTGACCCGTCGTCTGGTTGACGTAGCACAAGACTTGGTGATCACTGAGCCGGATTGTGGCACTTTAGGTGGCCTAGTCATGACGCCGTTAATTCAAGGCGGTGACGTGATCGAACCATTACGTGACCGCGTATTGGGTCGTGTGATTGCTGATGATGTGAAACGTCCAGGTACAGAAGAAGTTCTGTTCCCTCGTAACACATTGATCGATGAGAAAATTGCTTCTTTACTTGAAGAAGCGGGTATCGATGAAATCCGCGTTCGTTCAGTCGTAAGCTGTGAATCTAGCTTCGGTGTCTGTGCGAAATGTTACGGTCGTGACTTGGCACGCGGTCACTTGGTGAACCCAGGCGAATCTGTCGGTGTTATGGCAGCGCAATCGATTGGTGAGCCAGGTACACAGTTAACCATGCGTACCTTCCACGTGGGTGGTGCAGCGAGCCGAACTTCTGCCGCGAACAGCATCCAAGTACGTAACAAAGGTACAGTACGTTTCCATAATGTGAAAACCGTACAGCACGCCAAAGGCCATCTGGTTTCAACCTCTCGTTCAGGCGAGATTGGTATTGCCGATGAGTTAGGCCGTGAGCGTGAACGCTATAAGATTCCATATGGTGCCAACATCATTATCAAAGATGGTGAAGCCGTTGAAGCTGGTGGAATTGTTGCGACTTGGGATCCGCATACCCATCCATTGGTTACAGAAGTTGCTGGTAAAGTCCGCTTCTCGCAAATTGCCGATGGCGTAACAGCGACTTCGAAAACTGATGATGCTACAGGTATGACCACCGTTGAAATCTTGCCTGTGACTTCACGTCCTGCATCAGGTAAAGATTTGCGTCCAGCGATTGTGTTGGATACTGCAGATGGTGGCGAACAGTTCTACTTCTTGCCACAGAACACGATTGTGACTGTACGTGATGGTGAAACCATTGGTGTCGGTGACGTTATTGGTCGTGTCCCACAAGAATCTTCACGTACCCGTGATATTACCGGTGGTCTGCCACGTGTTGCCGACTTGTTCGAAGCACGTAAACCAAAAGAACATGCGATCTTGGCAGAAGTGTCTGGTATCGTGAGCTTCGGTAAAGAGACCAAAGGTAAGAACCGTTTGGTAATTACGCCGGATGATGGTTCTGAGATCTATGAAGAACTGATTCCGAAATGGCGTACCATCAACGTGTTCGAAGGTGAACATGTGAACCGTGGTGAAACCATTTCCGATGGTCCACAAAACCCGCATGACATTTTACGTCTGAAAGGTGAAGTGGCGTTGACCAACTACATCGTGAACGAAGTTCAGGATGTTTACCGTCTGCAAGGTGTAAAAATCAACGACAAGCACATTGAAGTCATCGTACGTCAAATGTTGCGTAAAGTTGAAATTACCGATGGTGGTGATACAAGCTTTATCAAAGGCGAACAAGTGGATTACATCCGCGTAGTTCAAGAAAACCAAGCAGTACTTGCCCAGAACAAGTTCCCTGCGAAGTTTGAACGTCAATTGATGGGTATTACCAAAGCATCGCTTTCTACTGATTCGTTCATTTCGGCTGCATCGTTCCAGGAAACGACGCGTGTGTTAACTGAAGCAGCTGTAACCGGTAAAGAAGATGACCTGCGTGGTTTGAAAGAGAACGTTGTCGTGGGTCGTTTGATTCCAGCGGGTACAGGTCTTGCTTATCATTTGGAGCGTCGTCGTCAGGAAGCCGAAGCTGCAGAGCATGCTTTAGTGAATGACTTCTCTGAAGTGGATCAAGCTTTTTCTCAAGCTTTAAACCAAGAGCAATTCTAA
- a CDS encoding DNA transfer protein p32: protein MKKSLAIVFMMMTSGLLLTGCESMSTADQRIGAAALGGAVGGGAGNAVGGKVGGAIGAAVGAGVGANSQGSSKTTTTSSAIGAGIGAIVGEAVIGGNAGAAIGGAIGGGAGAAIQEKK, encoded by the coding sequence ATGAAAAAGTCTTTAGCGATCGTCTTCATGATGATGACATCCGGTCTACTTTTGACCGGCTGTGAAAGCATGAGTACGGCTGATCAACGGATCGGTGCAGCGGCACTAGGTGGCGCTGTTGGTGGTGGCGCAGGAAATGCTGTGGGTGGTAAAGTAGGTGGTGCAATAGGTGCAGCTGTTGGTGCTGGTGTGGGAGCCAATTCGCAAGGCAGTAGCAAGACCACGACGACGAGCAGTGCAATTGGTGCCGGGATTGGGGCAATTGTAGGTGAAGCTGTCATTGGAGGGAATGCTGGTGCTGCCATTGGTGGAGCGATTGGTGGGGGGGCCGGTGCAGCCATCCAAGAGAAAAAATAA
- a CDS encoding OmpW/AlkL family protein has protein sequence MLKQAAVITLLGLSSATFAGGWQVKVGASAIAPSGESDLAGGKVPNVEASNELAFTPSVEYFFADTPFSAELLLATPTSHDVEAGSVKIASLKQLPPTLTVKYNFKNSTRFTPYVGVGATAFIPWDVEGKGPLSASKVDADTAYGVAGQVGFAYQPKDAKNWGVYVDARYADINTDITVDGNDAGSLDVNPWVYTLGYSYKF, from the coding sequence ATGTTAAAACAAGCTGCAGTTATTACATTATTAGGTCTTTCTTCTGCCACTTTTGCGGGTGGTTGGCAAGTTAAGGTAGGTGCGAGTGCAATCGCTCCATCTGGTGAAAGTGATTTGGCAGGTGGAAAAGTTCCTAATGTTGAAGCAAGTAATGAACTTGCATTTACACCATCAGTAGAATATTTCTTTGCGGATACGCCATTTTCTGCTGAATTGCTTTTAGCTACCCCAACATCTCATGATGTAGAAGCTGGCTCGGTTAAAATTGCCTCATTGAAGCAATTACCACCAACACTCACAGTAAAATATAATTTCAAAAATTCAACACGTTTCACTCCTTACGTAGGGGTTGGTGCTACGGCATTTATTCCATGGGATGTAGAAGGTAAAGGTCCACTTTCAGCTTCTAAAGTAGATGCTGATACTGCTTATGGTGTAGCTGGTCAAGTCGGTTTCGCTTACCAACCAAAAGATGCGAAAAACTGGGGTGTGTATGTAGATGCTCGTTATGCGGACATTAATACTGATATCACAGTAGATGGTAATGATGCTGGTAGTTTGGATGTTAACCCATGGGTTTACACTTTAGGCTATAGCTACAAATTCTAA
- a CDS encoding lysozyme inhibitor LprI family protein produces the protein MPRWIICIFLLSHIGIFTQAQAASFRCELAKTKTEVKICANRSLNDADVKMATTYQILIRLVPMGNRNIIQEEQVKWLHLRNQCLGSFHCLQRQYLLRQQALELHMNRIYQQGPF, from the coding sequence ATGCCAAGATGGATAATTTGTATATTCCTGCTGAGTCATATAGGAATATTCACTCAGGCACAGGCAGCCAGTTTTCGCTGTGAATTGGCTAAAACCAAAACTGAAGTGAAGATTTGTGCAAACCGTAGCTTGAATGATGCAGATGTGAAAATGGCAACCACTTATCAAATTCTGATCCGTCTGGTTCCCATGGGAAACCGTAACATTATTCAGGAAGAACAAGTAAAATGGCTGCATTTGCGTAATCAATGTCTGGGTTCATTTCACTGTTTGCAACGTCAATATTTGTTACGTCAACAAGCCTTAGAACTTCATATGAATCGTATTTATCAACAGGGCCCATTTTGA